Part of the Zonotrichia albicollis isolate bZonAlb1 chromosome 2, bZonAlb1.hap1, whole genome shotgun sequence genome, ACAGAGTAAAATTACACTAACCTGTGCTCTTAGAGCTGGGAAGTCTTTTTAAGAACTCCTCCTCTGCCCATCACTGAGAGTGCTGAGAGCAGGGGATGGTCCTGCAGGCGGTACTTCAGAGCTAAAATGGAAACATGATGTTAGTCACAGACAGAAACAAACAGCAAGCtgtctgggaggaaaaaaagccagCCATGAGGCAAAGTAACTGTGTAAGCTTTGCTGTGTGAAAATACTGAGCTGAGCATATGAACCACTGTCGAAGTGAAATACAAGTAATTTGGAGCACTGATACAAATTCAGCTTCAGAAAAATGAGGTCTCTGCTACTGCTTAACTTTTACTCAGTGGTATTTCCCTGTAAATATAGGATGTAAATTATTGCTTCTATCACTGCATGCCCGCCTCTTCTGggtgttttgcttttttcttagCTGAGAAGCATGCTGTTTTGTGAGGGAGTTGTCCCTTGTTTTATATGTGATGGGCACATGTGCATTGAGATAAATACTTTATAAATGTCTTGAATAGTTTTTGCCATCATCTCTCATGAGACTGATGTTTCTTGGAAGCATTATATTGCAGAGAGCAATGccttttaatattaatttcatAAACTCTATTAAATGAGATTTCAAATCAATTCTTGAGGACTCAGCCTCCTGCTCAGAGCTAGTAATAAGTCACAGTGCCCACTCTAAAGTGTGTTAAAGTACCTGGAAGGATGCCAAATGGCTTAAATGGTTTCTGCATCAGGGCTTTTAGGAAGTGCAGcaatttttccatttatatATGTAGTAGATCATTTTGATAACTGTTTGAATGTTAATCAGCTTGCAGCTCATCTGTCTGTTTCCTgtctcctgaatctgcagcaACTTGGTTCTTCCAGGGCTGTGAAGTAAGAATTGAAGTGTAATTGCTAATCATCTCTGCCTTGGAGGAACTAGACTCCTGCCTAAGCTGACTAGTGGTGCTTCTAAACACCTAGTGGTGTCCACTGAACGTTTTGTGACCAAGAACTTGAAAAGCATTGCAGGTATTCAGTGTCTTCACTAATATAGTGAACAAATTGCTTGAGTTCCCTCAGAAGTTAAAGTTTCTACACAAATAACCCATTGCctgtttcttcctcctctgtttTTAGAAAAAGTGAAGTGCTTATATGCCAGGGTTATACTTCGTTAAACATAACTAAATAGCTTTTAAGTTCAAAATCTGACTTTCTCACAATGCATGCAAGGTAGCTTGCTTCAGTTCATCTTTTCCTCTCACGAAGAAAAAGTTTGGTGCTAGAAGATTTGGTTTACTGTACTATTTCTGGTTTGGTTTAAAGGGGTACCTTCCTTTGTGCATGGTACATGCTGAATGAGTTGGTGTGGTCCTCGAGGACTTCAATAGTTGAAAGTTCTGTCTGTGAGTTTGCTGTTTATAATTTGCTCATGCTATGGAAGGATTTTTTCCAAGCCCTTCTTATAGTAGTTTTCACTCCCATCTGTCATAACCTTTTCATGAGCAGGACCATCTGTTGTATTAAGTAGCTCCTGCTATGTTTTCTAATGCTGCCAGAGTTTCTTCTCTTGGattgaaagagaaataaagaagtGGCAGTGCTAATGCTGAGATTTATTTTCAGGTGCCATTGAGACAGCCTTGTATTCTGTCATTAGAAACTGATGCTTAAATGAAAGCTGTTggtctgattttttattttttttttccccaagcacTGGTAGAATTACAGAAATATGACTCTGTTAATGTAGTGTGTGGTGCTGCAGTATCTGAGTGCAGCATGCACCCATGCTGCTGTTCCTGTCTGTTCCTCTTGGGTAAGCTCTGGTTGTTCTCATTGGGCTTGGTAGTTACAGCTGCAAACTCTGAGCTCAGAAGTCCTGGAGTTCCTTTGGTAAGGTGGGAGAGATGTGGCCAAGGTCCATAGGTCCCCTCACAGGTCAATGTGTTGCCTGGGGAGTGAAGCaagcagggagtgtgctgtcaCTGGCACCAGCTAACACAGACAGGGAATTGTGAGACCTAACTGTACACTGAAGTTTCATATTCATTAAACACCTTCTGTGTGATGGTACAGGCACAGAAACATCTTTGGAACCATGACAAAATTGGCCATGGAAAAATTGCTTGGACACTTCAGGGTGTTGATTCTGTACCCTGCCTCAACAGGGATCCTGTGCTTCCTAGTATGTGTAAGatggttttttcctccttttccaaggCTGTGCTTTGGCAGTTTTATTTATCCCTCTTTGGTCCAGCCTGCAAGTGCTCTGTTCACATTTGGGAATTAATTGGATTAGATTGCATTAGCCTTTTGTTAGTTGGACGGCAGGGAGACATGAGAGCCAGAATGTAGCTTGTAGCCAAGGAGTGTAGGGCAGCCAGAGGTTTTGGGGATGTAAGtcacactctttttttttcttccttcccttgGCATATTCCAGATTGAGTTTCTGAGCTGATTTTTTTGAGGTCTGGAGCCAGGCAGCATAGGAGAACACAGTATCTTGAAAAACCTGGAAAATACAAATGTTATACTCCTGGAATGCTTGGGTATggaaggagagaacaggagTGAAGCTATTCACATTGTTCTACTCATACCTTTACATTCaaattaaaatctttttttttctggaatttaaAGATTGTTGCTGCAGAATCTTACTCTGCAATACAGAGTCCCAATTGttttacagaaaacaaaaccttgCCTTTGTGGGAGAATAAAAGGGATTAATtccctttcttattttttatttagagCAATAATCTATAGTTTAAATCCTtgaataaaatacttttttagCAAGCTCCAGTTGTCATCAAATCAGTGGTTAATGATGCTTTAGGTTGAAAGATCTGATAATCAGGGAGTCCATTAATCTAAACAGCAACATAAACTACAGGTTGACAACATTGTTGGACTGAAACGTGGGAGTGTTAAGGGTGGAAAGGGAAACTGCCTGCACAGAGGTAGGAAATACCCTCATGAAATCTTCACTGTAAATGTGACCTAGGTTCATAGCCCTCACAATGATTCTCTGAAGAACCACTCTTCTGTTTTGGGTACAAATATATGGCAGTGTActctgctttcctgctgcgGGTAATGCAGTGAAAATCAAATTCTCATGTATTTTAAGTAGTTGGAGAAGGACTGAAAAGTGATGTTTAAGAGTCAGCTATTGCAAAATCTTGCTGACAAGCAGAAGTCaggctttctttttaaaaacaaacagagaCCAATGAACAAAACCCACAGAGCAGGATTCAGACCAGACATTTTTGACAGCTTGAGAAATGGGATCAGTGGCTCTTCAGACTGACCTTCAGGAAATGCCATTTGCCCATCAGAAATGTGAGGTGTACCAGCTCCCTCATAGTAGCAAAATGTTCCCTGGTTCAGAATGGACACTGAATTTTATGGCAAATTTACTCATTAAGCCTTGTTACTGTTCTAAAAATCCTGCAACCAACCCAAAATCAATGAACCATGCAAAcctcaaaaacccaaacccccaaaagaAGTGCAGGGATGTTGCTTCTTTTTGTGTCAGTTAAACAGGATGTGGGTGTGGGCAGGCtcaatttttttgtgtttttgttaaAATTGTACCAGAGATTTGAATATAGGATGGGCTGAAAGAAACATATTCTGGACTCACTTGCTTATTTAGTCATTAAACACACCTGTACCTTCTCCTACTCAAATGAAAGCTCCTAAACACCAGGCCTAAATAtttgctttctctctctcatGCTTCATTATCAGAAGATTTTTGAGAGAATTATTTATTGCAGTGTTTTAAGAGGGAGTCTCACTTAGAAGATACTAAAAACTTGATTTAGGACAGCCATAGTGTTAATTATCAgcttggaaagaaaagaaaatcttgtttatagatattaaaaaaaaaaaaagaaacaccacCAGCTTCAAACTTGCCTTGCAAACTTTTGgtgaaaaaaacattttgccTTTGTAACATGGCCTGCAAAGAATTTTTGAATAGAACTGTCATTTGGAATTGCCAGCTTCTAATAATGATTTGGGTGAAAGTTTTTTCCTAGTTCATTTAAGCACTGGATGGTAATCTTTTTCTGCATCTGtgtattattttcttaaaagttCACAGTTGTAGAAAACCATTAAGACACACTGATTTGTGTATAAATACAAGTTTTCTGCTACTTCTGGAAGCTTTTCTCACAACCCAGGAGTACAGGCATTTAGATAATTGTAgaatttgtttatttatattgTAACAATGAGGTTTGTGTTAAAATGGGTATTGACACTTTATATGGATTCTTTTTCACTTATGACTTGTCAGTATTTTTCCATCTGAAGAATGGAAGAATTCATGtaaaaatgtagatttttttaTAATTAGGCAATAACTCTTGAAGATATCCagtatattttgtattttaaaaagaggTGCCGAGTAGAACAACAACCATGTATAGTTTCTTTTGCTATCCTGTGCCTGTTCCTGAAAATATAtcatctttcttctttctcaggTCTGTCATCTGCTTCTCCAAGATTTTGAAGTACTGCCTGCTTATCAAAGtgtataaaatgaaataatatagCAAATTCAGCTATTGTGGCATGTGATTGTAACATCAAATTGAACTTGAAATGCTTTTAAAGGTAGAACTGACATTTTCTAAGCATTTATATTTATCCAGGCTTCAAACTGTTTCTCCCCTGACCTGCTGAATATCCACTTGCGCATCTTTGTCCTTGAATCTCTTCTGAACAAGGCTTAGAGAAATTTTCCAAATGGGTAGCAAAAGCAGATGTGTCTGTTCATCTTGAATAATTTCCAGCGCTGTTTCTTTCAGCGAATCCATTTGCTCAAGGATCTCATCTCAGCAGCAGCGGGCTGTGGCAGGCAGGCAGTcccggggagcagcagctgtgccgCAGCCCGGCGGGCCGTGCTGGCCGTGCCAGGGCTCGGCGTGCCTGGCAGGTGGTGTGTGTGAAATTCATCACAGAGCCACGTCTGCATGGGTGCTGTTAACTCTCCTCTGGTGGGGCTGCTGTCTGAAGGAGCAAACATGGGGAGCTGATCTCATAGGTTTGGAAAAAGGTAGATCACTGATGTTTCTCGTGCTGAttcttttttctgtctctccttACAGTTGGTCCATTAACCATCACCTTCAAGGCGCTCCCTAGTGAAAGGATGATCATTAAAAGAAATCCTTTTGTTCAGTCTGGTGGTCACTACAAGCCACCTCACTGCTTTGCCCGCTACAAATCCGCCATCCTCGTGGCCTACAGGAACCAGGAGAAGAAACTCCGCCACCTCCTCTACTACATCCATCCCTTCCTGCAGCGCCAGCAGCTCAGCTACACCATCTACCTGATCCAGCAGGTAAACCCAAGTCCAATGTGCCTGCTGGGAGCTCAGCTACTCTGCTTATGGGCTGGGTTCTGAAGAAGAAATGTGACTCTTCTGATGTGGAAATACTCTTTTATGCATGGGCTGAGAGGAGGTCAGATAGCTGTCCTGCCTCCATGACTGCTAATGATTGAAATAATGTACCACTTGTCAAGATCATCCTTCTGCTATTATTTGGTTCTGTtgtggttttgttgggtttttttttccctgggggTATAAATTTGTCACTAAGTGGTTGTGCTGGTTTGAAAGTAAACCAGCAGGAGTAATGAACTCCCATACAATCACCTTGAGAAAGATTTCAGATCGGAATTACAACTTAATAGAAAGAATTATAATAAATGCATTAATACAAAAACACTGGCTTTAAGTGACAGCCTGTGCCCCTGTTGATCAGGATGGTGGTCACAGCCTGATTAAGTAATGGCTGCAGTGTTGAAAACAATGGTCCTGTGGAAGGTCTGTTTCTTCTCTGGGTCCCGCGAGCACTGATGATGTCCCAAGTCCCCAAATCAAGATGATATGTGGTCAGGTTCAGGTGGtacctcccagggcagggagttTCACAATGGAGTGATGTAGTCCTATGAGGGACAGAATATTTTTGGAGTCCTTGGTGGTTGTTGCCAGGTGTTCTGCTGGTGCCAGTCAGTTCATGATGGCCCCTTATCAGAGACCCTTCAGGATGGGCGGGACTGCTACTTTACCTGAGGGAGGTACCACAGCTGAGtgtgaagagaaagaaacacTAATCTGCCTCACAGGGCTGCCTCTTTTTTCCTTATGTAACACCCAGCTGTATCCTGAGGGGTGGCTGTGcactgggcagctgctgcaaacGACCCTTCTTTAAGAGCTTGTCCAAAAATGATGTAGAGGAAAGTAGAATACAGAGTTTGGTTACACTCCGCAGTAGCGCTTCCCTTTTGTAACCCAGGGCAGTTGTaacttttgttttcctctttctgaGATTTGCATGTGGTTTGTCTGTAGCTTCAGTGTGACTACTGAGCAAAACGTGGAGACTGAATGCTGGAGTGAAGCTGGATATTTTTAGTCTATGTCAAATACAAACATGTGGCTtagcagggcaggctgtgcaggtcAAGCAGCCTTTTGTACCTGACATGGACTGGTGTTGCAAAAGATCAGTGGCAAGGGAGCAAGTTTTGGATTCATCAGTTAAAACCAATAGTTTATTGGGAGGGCAAAGAAGCTTTTTGTTTGACCAAGATCTTATTCTGATTTGTAAGTTTTAGTAAACAGTAGTCAGGGCAAAAGTGTTGCTGTACAACTGTTTACCTGAGGATTGGCTTATGGATGGATCTCTTGAAAGTGCATAGGCCCTGACATGGCAAAGCTGACAATTGTTAAGAGTGTTGTGAAAAGGGTAGGTGACATTTTCAAAGCTGGGAGCGTGGAATTTGCAGCTAGTATGGATTCATTCATTTGAATAAGGCTTTTTGACTAAAACAAATTTTAACTGAGCTATCTAACAACATCTGTGTTGTTTTGGTGAAGAAATGTAGGTTTTCTTTTCCAGGTAGGGACTGGTTCATTTAACCGAGCAAAGCTGCTCAATGTTGGTGTCCGGGAGGCCATGAAGGATGAAGAGTGGGACTGCCTTGTCCTGCATGACATTGACCTGGTGCCTGAGAATGATTATAACCTGTACATTTGTGATGAATATTATCCCAAGCACATGGCCAGTGCCATAGATAAGTTTCAGTACACGTAAGTGCCTCCATTTGCTTTCTGTGGATATATTCCAGTTGCTTCACTTCCTGTTAGAAAGTATGGGTGGGAACAGTGAAAGACAACCTTAATGAGGTTTTCTGTGTGTTAGTTTTGCAGCAGTTACTTCCCAGAAAAGGATATTTTTGACCCAGGCATGCAATCTTGAATGTTTCCTTGCCTGTAGTTCCCTGTTCCACAGTTAGCTCAGCTTGGCAAATGACTGGCAGGTTTCTGTTTGACtttcctttaagaaaaaaagtatAAAGTGGGAATATTGGATCAGGTGGAATATGATGTGGTAGGATACAAGTACTTGAAACTGATCCAATATATGAATTTTGAAACCAGCTTTACTTTGGTCAGTTTTGGGGGGAGGTGTTGGGAAACAATGAGGGGAATGGAACATGATGGGAATTACACTGGGTTTactgttttggggtttggcattGTCATGAGAGTGCCTGCAATTAATGTATGTGTGACTTGGATCACACTGTTAGTTGTGGAGGACAGGCATTAGCCTTCAATAGTGAACTCTGGTTTTTGGTGGTTGGGTTTCTTTGGAGGGTGCTGTTTGTTTGcctgtttgttttctcttttagtCTGCCATACAAGTCCTTTTTTGGGGGCGTGTCTGCTCTGACTCCAGACCATTACATGAAGATGAATGGGTTTCCCAACACCTACTGGGGCGATGGTGGTGAAAATGATGACATTGCTACAAGGTACCAATGCACAGGACAGGCTTGAAGTGGATCTAAGCTGGCAAGTGAAGCATAACAGCACCCTAGGAAAGGAACCAATGACATTGTTACTTAGTGTGCTTGCAGTACCATAATAGTCCCAAATGCTGTTGCTATTGGGAATGCTTTATGTCAGGAAATGGTCAGAACCTATGAATCCAATCACCATGTGCTGGGAAAATGAAGCTTTCTCATTTCTGGGGAGCAGAATGTTATTTCACATCCTTGTGCCTTCAGTGCAAGGGTTATAACCACTTGTAGTTGACAAGTGCCTCCACTGATGTTGACAGCCCCAAGGGAGGGAAGGAATCTGCAAGCTTGAAGAATAAGAAGGTGCTTAACTAATTCTGAGACAGTTGGGAATTTAAGTTGAGTGCATTTAGGCTGCTCCAAGTGTTACCTAATCACTGATACTTGGGATTAAGGAGCACAAGGAATTCTGTCTTTTGTCTGCAGTGCTGGGTGATGGAGCAGCCTGTGTACCAGTGTGAGTCAGTGACAGCAAGAGTTGATGGTTTTTCTTGTACtttggttgccatggcagcagcattGTATAGATGAGTTTAGTTCCAGGTGCTCTGCCTAATGTGAATTCTTCAAGTACAGAATCATGGCTGCAGCTTCTTTATTCAGCTTTGGAATTGCACTGTGCACCTTTATGATCCAGCACTGAGGCAGGCTCATGGGAAGTTTATAAAACTAAACTGGCCATGGAAGCCATTGTTATTTTTGTCTTGCATAACATGACAAGttacagggtttttttcaaaGCAGTATTCATCTGGGAATTGAAAGCCAGATTTTCTAATATAGAATTCCTCCTTTGCCTTTCAGAGAAAGCCAACTAAAAGGTTGTATGGTTGTTTAGAGAGTCAGCATTTATGAAAGGAATAGAATGCCAGGAAAATAGATCTTGATATCAAGTACTACAATGCTGGGTCTATTCAGCTGCTCTTAGTATAGCTCAGGCATCTAATTTGGTTTTTGGTACCCAGGGTAGAGTCATGCCAGTTATGCATAGGAGTGCACTTCTTTGAAGAGAATCCTGGAAGGCAAGTGAATTCTATAGCTCCCAAAATAGTCCTTTCTGGAAGGGAATTAGAGCCTATGTTTTCAGAGAAAACTTACACTAATGATTAGCAATGTTTTGGCCCAGAGATACATGGGGGCTGTGGACAATGCCTGTTAATGATTTATTCACGTTCTGAAGTCTCAGCCTGCAGAAGTTAGGAATGAGCTGGCTCTTCTTCAGTGACCAGCTGGGATCTGGATTTTGGGAGGTGCTCAAGCACTTCTTACCATGTAGCcaaaaaattaatgaatttttttttgacatttcagTGTCTGGCTTTCAAAAATTCTGTGCAaagatgatttttttgggggaatattGCTTATTAAAAAGCAGAGTTAATGAAAGAAACTGCCAGCTGCCCTTATAGTTGCCAGACTGCAGTACTCTCTAGTACAAGTTGTAGCAAATACCAGAAGAAAACACTATTCTAATTGGAGCCACTCATGTGTTAACATTTTCAACTACAGGAAGGTCTCTTGGACTCTTCTTACCAGTAAATGAATGTATTAACAATTCAGTTTCAGTCTTATTTGCAATGCAAAGAACTGTGACAGCAAAGCTAGTTTAGTGTTCTTGCTTTTTTGTCTCTTTATGGTTGAATGTGCCATAAGCTtatgttcagaaaaaaagaaactgtcTAAAACTCCATGTGAAATAATGGAACTATAACACTGTCAGTGAAGTGTTATAATCATCTGATGACTCTAGCCTGACAAATATTTTCAATTCTGTAGCCTTTCAGCTTCATAACATTCCTGCTGTATCAGATCCCAATGGAACGCAGTCAAATGCTGCAAACATGCCAGTTAGATAACCTCAACTGAGCAAACATTCATTCTTCCATTCACAGGAATTTTCTCTGCCTAAGGGCTGTCCTGTGATAACAGAGGTGTGGTAGCACTAGTAGAGGTTTAGCTAGCACTGTTGAAGCCACTTTTTATTGGCAAAGTAACATAGGTGCTATCAGCAGTGGGCTGTGAGTTGCTTGAAAGTCACCCAGAATGCTGGGCTTAGAAGCTCTGTTCTGGAATTCTGAGCCTTCAGTTCCTCTTCTCTTATCTAACTGTACTGCAGCTGAGTTTACATATGTTTGTCTGGTGCCTGTATTTATCCCTAAtcttttatgaaccagtctAATCAGGCCATCTGAATGAATGGCACTTCTCAAAGAACACAGAGGCTTAATCTGGTTTTGAAACTCAGGACTGGCTTCCTTTCAGAAACTGCAAGTTTGgggtctttttcttttcccttaaaGTTTAGGTGATGGACCTCTaggcagcaaaagctgcacTCTTAGGAGGAAGTGGAATAGTGCTCATTTTTCAGAGGCAGGGGAACTGCTCTTGAATGCTCTGTATGGTGTAGTTCATTCCCTGCTTGCTCTAATCCCCTTGTGCCCTGTCAAAGTGCACTGCAGCTGGGAGCTTTCTAGCCCAAGCCTGGCCTAGAGCCCGCTAGAGAAGATcatgtggccctgtgctgcttctGCACTTTGTTTTTATTGCATTAGCACTGAAAATCATCTCTGACCATAAGCCTGGAAGTGGCATCTCTATGCCCAGACAAACACTTTTGTATGTTGTTTTACAGGATTCACTTGGCAGGAATGAAAATAGTCCGGACATCCCCTCACCTTGGCCGCTACCGAGTGATGGACTACAAGGAAGAGACAGAGATCCCAGATCCTTGGAGGAGGtacctggtggggctgggggctgctctgggccttGGGGCAGCTTGGCTCTTGCTGTCACCTTCCCCAGCACGGGCTGCATATGCCTCATGtcactgctgctttttctgctttAGGAAGGCTATTTAAAAGCAGCCCCCAGTCAGTTTCAACTGAATCATTCAGCTTCTGTCTTCACACTTGAAGGGTTTATCCTagtttcctgccttttcttCCTATTGTGAAGGACAGATGCCAGCTAGGAAGCTAACACATAGACTTAAACATGAAATTATATAGGGAGTaaaacttaaagaaaaaaatactgccTGTGTTATAAAGAGGGAGATTTCAGTTTGAAGGGGCACTGTATTACAAGTTCCCAATAT contains:
- the LOC102070771 gene encoding beta-1,4-galactosyltransferase 3; this translates as MFLSRMENHCFLVFVFVFQAIFILILYRSGPSRVFRGFVEAPQVMVVDYSKPHDVYTNLSLFTRAPSEDTMPYCSAQSPVLVGPLTITFKALPSERMIIKRNPFVQSGGHYKPPHCFARYKSAILVAYRNQEKKLRHLLYYIHPFLQRQQLSYTIYLIQQVGTGSFNRAKLLNVGVREAMKDEEWDCLVLHDIDLVPENDYNLYICDEYYPKHMASAIDKFQYTLPYKSFFGGVSALTPDHYMKMNGFPNTYWGDGGENDDIATRIHLAGMKIVRTSPHLGRYRVMDYKEETEIPDPWRRPPSQHNTRKTWKADGMNTLQFKLLSRTKHPLYTKITVDIGYVPPFS